In Staphylococcus lloydii, the following proteins share a genomic window:
- a CDS encoding DUF819 domain-containing protein: protein MVLNTVIAKDDTWVLWAIIIIWATVSLFLEQRYKWASTISGAIIALVGAMLLSNFKIIPTKAPVYDTVWDYIVPLSIPLLLFGSNIIKVWKESRRLLVIFLIASVGTMIGVVVGFLTLHKWIPYLEKIGAMMTGSYIGGGVNFAAISSKLDTPKDMISSTVVADNSVMALYFLLLIAIPAMPVVKKYFKTDYKGTTTDEEQQSFWEPKKIQILDIAISVATAFALVAVSFKLSELIQQWVPKSNAFLTIIVSFFGDQYLLLTTFTLIVVAIWGDFFEKLAGASEIGTFLIYIFFVVIGIPASFVTIIQTAPLLFVFVIIILIFNLGLSLIVGKLCHFKIEEILLASNATAGGPTTAAALAIGKRWTNLIGPILIIGTLGYIIGNYAGTLIYHLLLSL from the coding sequence ATGGTGTTAAATACGGTAATTGCGAAAGATGATACATGGGTATTATGGGCAATCATTATAATTTGGGCAACGGTAAGTTTGTTTCTTGAGCAACGTTATAAGTGGGCTAGTACGATATCTGGTGCAATCATTGCATTAGTAGGTGCGATGTTATTATCCAATTTTAAAATAATACCAACGAAGGCACCTGTATATGATACCGTATGGGACTATATTGTACCTTTATCTATTCCTTTATTGTTATTCGGTTCGAACATTATAAAGGTGTGGAAAGAAAGTAGAAGATTATTAGTTATTTTTCTAATTGCATCAGTAGGAACAATGATTGGAGTAGTTGTTGGGTTTTTAACTTTACATAAATGGATTCCATATTTAGAAAAAATTGGGGCCATGATGACAGGTAGTTATATCGGTGGCGGCGTGAATTTTGCGGCTATCAGTTCTAAACTAGACACACCTAAAGATATGATATCGTCGACAGTTGTCGCAGATAATAGCGTAATGGCGCTTTACTTTTTATTACTTATAGCAATACCTGCCATGCCTGTGGTCAAAAAGTATTTTAAAACTGACTATAAAGGTACAACTACAGATGAAGAACAACAATCTTTTTGGGAACCGAAAAAGATTCAAATATTAGATATTGCAATTTCTGTAGCAACTGCTTTTGCATTGGTAGCAGTAAGTTTTAAATTATCAGAGTTAATACAACAGTGGGTACCAAAGAGTAACGCCTTTTTAACGATTATCGTGTCATTCTTTGGCGATCAGTATTTATTATTAACGACGTTCACTTTAATTGTGGTGGCTATTTGGGGAGATTTCTTTGAAAAATTAGCTGGCGCATCGGAAATAGGAACATTTCTAATATATATTTTCTTTGTTGTTATAGGTATTCCTGCATCATTTGTTACGATTATACAAACAGCACCTTTATTGTTTGTTTTTGTCATTATCATACTAATATTTAACTTAGGACTTAGTTTAATTGTCGGCAAATTATGCCATTTTAAAATTGAAGAAATACTGTTAGCTAGTAATGCTACTGCTGGCGGTCCAACTACTGCAGCAGCATTAGCAATAGGGAA